One genomic segment of Strix aluco isolate bStrAlu1 chromosome 7, bStrAlu1.hap1, whole genome shotgun sequence includes these proteins:
- the PDCD11 gene encoding protein RRP5 homolog isoform X1, with the protein MEENFPRGGIQKKTTEGKPPNPKLERDNLFDVHHEEKSQKRKRSQRDQGKQKKFKADKTVAAKDSVLNIEPLTIEALCEGMLLLGCIKEVSDYELVISLPNGLSGFVPVTQISDAYSKMLSKQVAQGELLEDLNSLMDMYSPGTLVRCIVTSVEKSADGRRSIKLSIDPKKVNKGLNASALTSGMLLSGFVSSVEDHGYLIDIGVSGTHAFLPRQKAQNYIKAVKRGPDLKIGQNLNCVIVEAKNEGRVVRLSVDRSEVAASLATERQNWTLSNLLPGLVVKARVLKVAPLGIKLSFLSSFTGIVDFMHMDPEKSMNYSPDQVVKACILSIHPTSKVVRLTLRQAFLHPGGSPNQLSSDRMGAVVEESAVKAFYKQFGAIFELDDGTLAFARLKHLSKTRKSFKPGAFKTGCKHKCRIIDYSLMDEMCIVSLKYQIIEARFLQYKDIHTGDVVQGKVFALKPIGMQVKVTDGIKGLVPSMHLANGILKQPDKKYNIGDEVRCRVLECNPAGKKLILTLKKSLVQSKLPVLSNYEDAKPGLITHGFVVCAREFGCIVKFYNDVKGLVPKNELSSEPIPFPDKVFHEGQVVKVMVLKCEPQQERLLLSFRLSSKTAPEDKKECPPKKKQEMKYQIGEMVDVKVLKKKDNGLEVSILEDEGNVIASIPTGHLSDFVATCKLLWHCLQEGDVLPRVMCLSVKGEHIMLSRKSAVISAVQEEQVVRSFSEIQPGMLLTGYVRNVMPFGVFVEFPFGVTGLAPKVSMSDKFVTDTKDHFVVGQTVIAKVMSIDEEKQRVLLNLKVSECSSGDSAAESFALLSQYFKEMKEIRNLLRRRGEPSMDQGLCELVPGRELQLVVQDVREDGSALFSGSCVTGLTVTATRYHLGDKNIVPGEKTKALVLHVDALTSKVYVSLREELLKQRAKQQLKENSQHSAIVQHIAEEFAVVSLETGQLAAIPTASHFNDTFRFDSEKLKVGQIISATLKVVKVNDHGVLLAVQGPAKKNVFVRVRNESETALEEMLAVVNHSLSLGDIVTGTVKSVKPTHVTVAIDDKLTGSIHASRILDEVPIGSFPTYTLKAGQKVTARVVGGRDVNTHRYLPITHPHFTRSIPELSIRPSEIEGKVTAVLNLKEDSALKKLGLYTVGQTVTCFVKKYNILKNWLEVEVTPDIRGRVPHLLLSLNTKVLKHPEKSFKNGQAISATVTGTDVTETNLCLSLTGIQSLEQGTITVGVVTKVTPHVGLTIALPGGKTGKVSIFHLNDMYAENPLGDFKVGKIVRCYILSNEHGKIQLSLRQSRLNPKSNSKVEDVEITCVKDVKKGQLVRGYVKSITQSGVFFGLSTSVLGRILFQNVSPYFVQKHSLYEKYLPEGKLLTAKVLGVNGKEKHIELSLLPEDTGMPSVLPESLGLPRYGAEEEKREADDREKREELKLKTKRRRNYESEQEVKPKKRKICPADENDSGIEVYYREEEDDDQEEEAAEKKSKVRKLGEAPRLQVSVGFTWDEDMNAMDIPVLSQKEESSESEEEEDPQAKLKKQTKKEKELEKQKKEKELCKLEAALMDPSRQPQSADDFDRLVLSSPNSSILWLQYMAFHLQATEIEKARAVAERALKTICFREEQEKLNVWVALLNLENMYGTAETLMKVFERAVQYNEPLKVFQHLCDIYANSEKYKQAEELYHTMLKRFRQEKSVWLKYASFLLKQGQTEATHRLLERALKALPTKEHVDAISRFAQLEFRFGDSEHAKALFESTLSSYPKRTDIWSIYMDIMIKHGSQKEVRDIFERVIHLSLAPKKMKFFFKRYLDYEKKFGTTDSVLAVKRAALEYVETKSSLADT; encoded by the exons GACCTGAATTCACTCATGGACATGTATTCTCCAGGGACACTGGTCAGGTGCATTGTGACCAGTGTTGAGAAAAGCGCTGATGGACGTCGCAGTATCAAATTATCGATTGACCCCAAGAAGGTCAATAAGGGTCTGAACGCTTCAGCACTAACGTCGGGCATG CTGCTCTCTGGCTTTGTGTCTAGTGTGGAAGACCATGGCTACCTCATTGATATTGGAGTCAGTGGGACTCACGCTTTCCTGCCCCGTCAGAAAGCCCAAAATTACATCAAAGCAGTGAAGAGAG GGCCTGACTTGAAAATAGGCCAGAACCTGAACTGCGTCATTGTGGAAGCAAAGAACGAGGGAAGAGTGGTCCGTTTGTCCGTTGATCGATCAGAGGTTGCTGCATCACTTGCAACAGAGCGACAGAACTGGACGCTCTCCAATTTATTGCCAGGGCTGGTGGTGAAAGCTCGAGTGCTAAAG GTGGCCCCACTTGGGATCAAACTgagttttctgtcttccttcacTGGAATTGTGGATTTCATGCACATGGACCCAGAGAAATCCATGAACTATTCTCCAGATCAAGTG GTGAAAGCTTGCATCCTCTCTATCCACCCCACCTCCAAGGTGGTGCGGCTTACTCTACGGCAGGCCTTCCTCCACCCTGGGGGATCCCCAAACCAGCTCTCTAGTGATCGCATGGGGGCAGTGGTGGAGGAGTCGGCAGTGAAAGCTTTCTACAAGCAGTTTGGTGCCATCTTTGAACTTGATGATGGCACTCTTGCATTTGCACGG TTGAAACATCTTTCAAAAACCAGAAAATCCTTTAAACCTGGGGCATTTAAGACAGGATGCAAACATAAATGTCGGATCATTGACTACAGCCTGATGGATGAGATGTGTATTGTATCTCTGAAGTA TCAGATTATTGAAGCACGGTTTCTGCAATACAAGGATATCCACACAGGGGATGTGGTGCAG GGCAAAGTGTTTGCTTTGAAACCCATTGGGATGCAGGTGAAAGTGACTGATGGGATTAAAGGGCTTGTGCCATCCATGCATCTCGCTAATGGGATCCTGAAGCAACCTGACAAGAAGTACAACATAGGAGATGAAGTCAGGTGTCGG GTGCTAGAGTGCAATCCTGCAGGAAAGAAGCTGATCCTTACTCTAAAGAAAAGTCTTGTCCAATCAAAGCTTCCAGTCCTCTCCAATTATGAAGATGCAAAACCAGGTCTGATCACACATGGCTTTGTGGTGTGTGCGAGGGAGTTTGGCTGCATTGTGAAGTTCTACAATGATGTCAAAGGTCTAGTACCCAAGAATGAGCTGAGCTCAGAACCCATACCTTTTCCAGATAAAGTCTTCCATGAAGGCCAG GTTGTTAAAGTAATGGTCTTAAAATGTGAGCCCCAGCAGGAAAGACTCTTGTTATCCTTCAGGTTATCAAGCAAGACTGCCCCGGAGGACAAAAAGGAATGTCCTccaaagaagaaacaggaaatgAAATATCAAATAGGAGAG ATGGTTGATGTGAAAGTCTTGAAGAAGAAAGATAACGGGCTAGAGGTTTCTATCTTAGAAGATGAAGGCAACGTAATAGCCTCGATTCCCACCGGGCACCTTTCTGACTTTGTTGCTACCTGCAAGCTCCTGTGGCATTGTCTTCAAGAGGGAGATGTCCTGCCCCGAGTTATGTGCCTAAGTGTCAAGGGAGAGCATATC ATGTTGAGCAGAAAGTCTGCAGTGATTTCTGCTGTACAGGAGGAGCAAGTTGTGAGAAGTTTCTCTGAAATCCAGCCTGGGATGCTGTTGACTGGTTATGTGAGGAATGTGATGCCCTTTGGAGTGTTTGTGGAGTTTCCTTTTGGTGTGACAGGACTGGCGCCCAAAGTG AGCATGAGTGACAAGTTTGTGACAGACACCAAGGACCACTTTGTGGTGGGACAGACTGTGATTGCGAAGGTGATGAGCATTGATGAGGAGAAGCAGCGTGTGCTCCTCAATCTGAAGGTGTCAGAGTGCAGCTCAGGCGATtctgctgcagagagctttgcCCTGCTGAGTCAATATTTCAAGGAGATGAAAGAAATCAGGAACTTGTTGAGAAGAAGAG GGGAGCCCAGCATGGACCAAGGCCTTTGTGAGTTGGTGCCTGGGAGGGAGCTGCAGCTGGTCGTGCAGGATGTGAGGGAGGATGGCTCAGCACTGTTCAGTGGCAGCTGTGTCACAGGCTTGACTGTAACAGCCACTCGCTACCATTTGGGAG ACAAAAATATTGTTCCTGGTGAGAAAACCAAGGCATTGGTTCTTCATGTGGATGCCCTCACATCCAAGGTGTATGTTTCTCTTCGGGAAGAACTGTTAAAACAAAGAGCCAAGCAA CAGCTCAAAGAGAACTCCCAGCACTCTGCCATCGTGCAGCACATAGCAGAAGAGTTTGCTGTCGTGTCTTTGGAAACAGGCCAGCTGGCAGCTATCCCCACAGCGTCTCACTTCAATGACACCTTCCGCTTTGACTCAGAAAAACTGAAGGTGGGACAAATAATCTCTGCAACCTTAAAAGTAGTGAAGGTGAATGACCACGGAGTCTTGTTAGCAGTTCAAGGCCCAGCAAAGAAGAATGTTTTTGTAAGGGTCCGGAATGAATCTGAGACAGCGTTAGAAGAGATGCTTGCTGTTGTGAATCACTCGCTTTCCCTGGGGGATATTGTTACTGGTACTGTTAAATCTGTCAAACCAACCCATGTCACAGTTGCTATTGATGACAAGCTGACAGGTTCAATCCATGCATCCCGGATTCTGGATGAAGTGCCCATAGGCTCTTTTCCAACGTATACTCTGAAAGCTGGACAGAAGGTGACTGCTCGAGTTGTTGGAGGCAGAGATGTGAATACTCACAG GTACCTTCCCATCACCCATCCGCACTTCACACGGTCCATTCCAGAGCTCAGTATTCGACCAAG CGAAATAGAAGGGAAAGTCACAGCAGTGCTGAACCTTAAAGAAGACAGTGCCCTCAAGAAACTTGGACTCTACACTGTTGGACAGACAGTCACCTGTTTTGTGAAAAAG TATAACATCCTCAAAAATTGGCTGGAGGTAGAAGTGACCCCTGACATTCGAGGAAGAGTTCCTCATCTGCTGCTGTCTCTGAACACCAAG GTCTTAAAACACCCAGAAAAGAGCTTCAAAAATGGCCAGGCAATATCAGCTACAGTGACTGGAACAGATGTCACCGAAACAAACCTCTGCTTGTCACTCACAG GAATTCAGTCACTGGAGCAGGGCACCATCACTGTGGGCGTGGTAACAAAGGTGACTCCACACGTTGGTTTGACCATTGCGCTGCCAGGTGGGAAGACTGGCAAAGTCAGCATCTTTCACCTGAATGATATGTACGCGGAGAATCCTCTGGGTGACTTCAAAGTTGGCAAGATTGTCAG GTGTTACATCCTCTCCAATGAGCATGGCAAAATCCAGTTATCTCTCCGGCAATCCCG gcTAAACccaaaaagcaacagcaaagtgGAGGATGTTGAAATAACATGTGTTAAGGATGTTAAAAAAGGCCAGCTAGTGAGAGGCTATGTCAAATCAATCACTCAATCAGGTGTATTCTTTGG cTTGTCCACTTCTGTTCTGGGCCGAATCCTGTTCCAGAATGTTTCCCCTTACTTTGTACAGAAACACTCCTTATATGAAAAGTACCTGCCTGAAGGAAAGCTGCTCACTGCCAAGGTGCTTGG tgtaaatggaaaagaaaaacatattgagCTCTCCCTCCTGCCCGAGGACACTGGGATGCCAAGTGTCTTGCCTGAATCCCTAGGCCTACCACGATAtggtgcagaggaagagaaaagagaagcagatgacagggaaaagagagaagagcttAAGCTGAAGACAAAACGGAGAAGGAACTATGAAAGTGAGCAG GAGGTGAAACCAAAAAAGAGGAAGATCTGCCCAGCAGATGAAAATGACAGTGGAATTGAGGTGTATTACCgggaggaggaagatgatgaccaggaggaagaggcagctgAAAAGAAGTCTAAG GTGAGGAAACTTGGAGAAGCTCCCAGGCTGCAGGTTTCTGTGGGCTTCACCTGGGACGAGGACATGAATGCAATGGATATACCTGTGCTGAGTCAGAAGGAAGAGAGCTcagagagtgaggaggaggaggatccaCAGGCGAAG ctgaagaaacaaacaaagaaggagaaggagctagagaagcagaagaaggagaaggagctCTGCAAATTAGAGGCAGCTCTGATGGACCCCAGTCGACAGCCCCAGTCAGCAGATGACTTTGACCGCCTGGTGCTGAGCAGTCCCAACAGCTCCATCCTCTGGCTACAGTACATGGCCTTCCACCTCCAGGCTACTGAGATTGAGAAGGCCAGAGCTGTGGCAGAGAGAGCGCTTAAAACAATCTGCTTCAG GGAAGAACAGGAGAAGCTGAATGTCTGGGTAGCTCTGCTGAACTTGGAGAACATGTATGGTACTGCGGAGACACTGATGAAGGTCTTTGAGAGAGCTGTTCAATACAATGAACCTCTGAAAGTCTTCCAGCATCTGTGTGACATCTATGCCAATTCTGAGAAGTACAAG CAAGCTGAAGAATTGTACCACACAATGCTGAAGCGTTTCCGTCAGGAGAAATCTGTGTGGCTGAAATATGCCTCTTTCCTCCTGAAGCAAGGCCAGACTGAGGCTACACACAGGCTTTTGGAGCGTGCTCTCAAGGCTTTGCCCACCAAAGAAC ATGTGGATGCCATTTCAAGGTTTGCACAGCTGGAGTTCCGTTTTGGGGACTCGGAACATGCCAAGGCCCTCTTTGAGAGCACCCTCAGCAGCTATCCCAAGCGGACAGACATCTGGTCCATCTACATGGACATCATGATCAAACATGGCAGCCAGAAGGAAGTACG AGACATCTTTGAGAGGGTCATACACCTGAGCCTGGCACCAAAGAAGatgaaattcttttttaaacGCTACCTGGATTATGAGAAGAAATTTGGCACAACAGACAGTGTCCTGGCTGTTAAAAGAGCAGCACTTGAGTATGTGGAGACCAAGAGTTCCCTTGCTGACACCTAA
- the PDCD11 gene encoding protein RRP5 homolog isoform X2, which yields MEENFPRGGIQKKTTEGKPPNPKLERDNLFDVHHEEKSQKRKRSQRDQGKQKKFKADKTVAAKDSVLNIEPLTIEALCEGMLLLGCIKEVSDYELVISLPNGLSGFVPVTQISDAYSKMLSKQVAQGELLEDLNSLMDMYSPGTLVRCIVTSVEKSADGRRSIKLSIDPKKVNKGLNASALTSGMLLSGFVSSVEDHGYLIDIGVSGTHAFLPRQKAQNYIKAVKRGPDLKIGQNLNCVIVEAKNEGRVVRLSVDRSEVAASLATERQNWTLSNLLPGLVVKARVLKVAPLGIKLSFLSSFTGIVDFMHMDPEKSMNYSPDQVVKACILSIHPTSKVVRLTLRQAFLHPGGSPNQLSSDRMGAVVEESAVKAFYKQFGAIFELDDGTLAFARLKHLSKTRKSFKPGAFKTGCKHKCRIIDYSLMDEMCIVSLKYQIIEARFLQYKDIHTGDVVQGKVFALKPIGMQVKVTDGIKGLVPSMHLANGILKQPDKKYNIGDEVRCRVLECNPAGKKLILTLKKSLVQSKLPVLSNYEDAKPGLITHGFVVCAREFGCIVKFYNDVKGLVPKNELSSEPIPFPDKVFHEGQVVKVMVLKCEPQQERLLLSFRLSSKTAPEDKKECPPKKKQEMKYQIGEMVDVKVLKKKDNGLEVSILEDEGNVIASIPTGHLSDFVATCKLLWHCLQEGDVLPRVMCLSVKGEHIMLSRKSAVISAVQEEQVVRSFSEIQPGMLLTGYVRNVMPFGVFVEFPFGVTGLAPKVSMSDKFVTDTKDHFVVGQTVIAKVMSIDEEKQRVLLNLKVSECSSGDSAAESFALLSQYFKEMKEIRNLLRRRGEPSMDQGLCELVPGRELQLVVQDVREDGSALFSGSCVTGLTVTATRYHLGDKNIVPGEKTKALVLHVDALTSKVYVSLREELLKQRAKQLKENSQHSAIVQHIAEEFAVVSLETGQLAAIPTASHFNDTFRFDSEKLKVGQIISATLKVVKVNDHGVLLAVQGPAKKNVFVRVRNESETALEEMLAVVNHSLSLGDIVTGTVKSVKPTHVTVAIDDKLTGSIHASRILDEVPIGSFPTYTLKAGQKVTARVVGGRDVNTHRYLPITHPHFTRSIPELSIRPSEIEGKVTAVLNLKEDSALKKLGLYTVGQTVTCFVKKYNILKNWLEVEVTPDIRGRVPHLLLSLNTKVLKHPEKSFKNGQAISATVTGTDVTETNLCLSLTGIQSLEQGTITVGVVTKVTPHVGLTIALPGGKTGKVSIFHLNDMYAENPLGDFKVGKIVRCYILSNEHGKIQLSLRQSRLNPKSNSKVEDVEITCVKDVKKGQLVRGYVKSITQSGVFFGLSTSVLGRILFQNVSPYFVQKHSLYEKYLPEGKLLTAKVLGVNGKEKHIELSLLPEDTGMPSVLPESLGLPRYGAEEEKREADDREKREELKLKTKRRRNYESEQEVKPKKRKICPADENDSGIEVYYREEEDDDQEEEAAEKKSKVRKLGEAPRLQVSVGFTWDEDMNAMDIPVLSQKEESSESEEEEDPQAKLKKQTKKEKELEKQKKEKELCKLEAALMDPSRQPQSADDFDRLVLSSPNSSILWLQYMAFHLQATEIEKARAVAERALKTICFREEQEKLNVWVALLNLENMYGTAETLMKVFERAVQYNEPLKVFQHLCDIYANSEKYKQAEELYHTMLKRFRQEKSVWLKYASFLLKQGQTEATHRLLERALKALPTKEHVDAISRFAQLEFRFGDSEHAKALFESTLSSYPKRTDIWSIYMDIMIKHGSQKEVRDIFERVIHLSLAPKKMKFFFKRYLDYEKKFGTTDSVLAVKRAALEYVETKSSLADT from the exons GACCTGAATTCACTCATGGACATGTATTCTCCAGGGACACTGGTCAGGTGCATTGTGACCAGTGTTGAGAAAAGCGCTGATGGACGTCGCAGTATCAAATTATCGATTGACCCCAAGAAGGTCAATAAGGGTCTGAACGCTTCAGCACTAACGTCGGGCATG CTGCTCTCTGGCTTTGTGTCTAGTGTGGAAGACCATGGCTACCTCATTGATATTGGAGTCAGTGGGACTCACGCTTTCCTGCCCCGTCAGAAAGCCCAAAATTACATCAAAGCAGTGAAGAGAG GGCCTGACTTGAAAATAGGCCAGAACCTGAACTGCGTCATTGTGGAAGCAAAGAACGAGGGAAGAGTGGTCCGTTTGTCCGTTGATCGATCAGAGGTTGCTGCATCACTTGCAACAGAGCGACAGAACTGGACGCTCTCCAATTTATTGCCAGGGCTGGTGGTGAAAGCTCGAGTGCTAAAG GTGGCCCCACTTGGGATCAAACTgagttttctgtcttccttcacTGGAATTGTGGATTTCATGCACATGGACCCAGAGAAATCCATGAACTATTCTCCAGATCAAGTG GTGAAAGCTTGCATCCTCTCTATCCACCCCACCTCCAAGGTGGTGCGGCTTACTCTACGGCAGGCCTTCCTCCACCCTGGGGGATCCCCAAACCAGCTCTCTAGTGATCGCATGGGGGCAGTGGTGGAGGAGTCGGCAGTGAAAGCTTTCTACAAGCAGTTTGGTGCCATCTTTGAACTTGATGATGGCACTCTTGCATTTGCACGG TTGAAACATCTTTCAAAAACCAGAAAATCCTTTAAACCTGGGGCATTTAAGACAGGATGCAAACATAAATGTCGGATCATTGACTACAGCCTGATGGATGAGATGTGTATTGTATCTCTGAAGTA TCAGATTATTGAAGCACGGTTTCTGCAATACAAGGATATCCACACAGGGGATGTGGTGCAG GGCAAAGTGTTTGCTTTGAAACCCATTGGGATGCAGGTGAAAGTGACTGATGGGATTAAAGGGCTTGTGCCATCCATGCATCTCGCTAATGGGATCCTGAAGCAACCTGACAAGAAGTACAACATAGGAGATGAAGTCAGGTGTCGG GTGCTAGAGTGCAATCCTGCAGGAAAGAAGCTGATCCTTACTCTAAAGAAAAGTCTTGTCCAATCAAAGCTTCCAGTCCTCTCCAATTATGAAGATGCAAAACCAGGTCTGATCACACATGGCTTTGTGGTGTGTGCGAGGGAGTTTGGCTGCATTGTGAAGTTCTACAATGATGTCAAAGGTCTAGTACCCAAGAATGAGCTGAGCTCAGAACCCATACCTTTTCCAGATAAAGTCTTCCATGAAGGCCAG GTTGTTAAAGTAATGGTCTTAAAATGTGAGCCCCAGCAGGAAAGACTCTTGTTATCCTTCAGGTTATCAAGCAAGACTGCCCCGGAGGACAAAAAGGAATGTCCTccaaagaagaaacaggaaatgAAATATCAAATAGGAGAG ATGGTTGATGTGAAAGTCTTGAAGAAGAAAGATAACGGGCTAGAGGTTTCTATCTTAGAAGATGAAGGCAACGTAATAGCCTCGATTCCCACCGGGCACCTTTCTGACTTTGTTGCTACCTGCAAGCTCCTGTGGCATTGTCTTCAAGAGGGAGATGTCCTGCCCCGAGTTATGTGCCTAAGTGTCAAGGGAGAGCATATC ATGTTGAGCAGAAAGTCTGCAGTGATTTCTGCTGTACAGGAGGAGCAAGTTGTGAGAAGTTTCTCTGAAATCCAGCCTGGGATGCTGTTGACTGGTTATGTGAGGAATGTGATGCCCTTTGGAGTGTTTGTGGAGTTTCCTTTTGGTGTGACAGGACTGGCGCCCAAAGTG AGCATGAGTGACAAGTTTGTGACAGACACCAAGGACCACTTTGTGGTGGGACAGACTGTGATTGCGAAGGTGATGAGCATTGATGAGGAGAAGCAGCGTGTGCTCCTCAATCTGAAGGTGTCAGAGTGCAGCTCAGGCGATtctgctgcagagagctttgcCCTGCTGAGTCAATATTTCAAGGAGATGAAAGAAATCAGGAACTTGTTGAGAAGAAGAG GGGAGCCCAGCATGGACCAAGGCCTTTGTGAGTTGGTGCCTGGGAGGGAGCTGCAGCTGGTCGTGCAGGATGTGAGGGAGGATGGCTCAGCACTGTTCAGTGGCAGCTGTGTCACAGGCTTGACTGTAACAGCCACTCGCTACCATTTGGGAG ACAAAAATATTGTTCCTGGTGAGAAAACCAAGGCATTGGTTCTTCATGTGGATGCCCTCACATCCAAGGTGTATGTTTCTCTTCGGGAAGAACTGTTAAAACAAAGAGCCAAGCAA CTCAAAGAGAACTCCCAGCACTCTGCCATCGTGCAGCACATAGCAGAAGAGTTTGCTGTCGTGTCTTTGGAAACAGGCCAGCTGGCAGCTATCCCCACAGCGTCTCACTTCAATGACACCTTCCGCTTTGACTCAGAAAAACTGAAGGTGGGACAAATAATCTCTGCAACCTTAAAAGTAGTGAAGGTGAATGACCACGGAGTCTTGTTAGCAGTTCAAGGCCCAGCAAAGAAGAATGTTTTTGTAAGGGTCCGGAATGAATCTGAGACAGCGTTAGAAGAGATGCTTGCTGTTGTGAATCACTCGCTTTCCCTGGGGGATATTGTTACTGGTACTGTTAAATCTGTCAAACCAACCCATGTCACAGTTGCTATTGATGACAAGCTGACAGGTTCAATCCATGCATCCCGGATTCTGGATGAAGTGCCCATAGGCTCTTTTCCAACGTATACTCTGAAAGCTGGACAGAAGGTGACTGCTCGAGTTGTTGGAGGCAGAGATGTGAATACTCACAG GTACCTTCCCATCACCCATCCGCACTTCACACGGTCCATTCCAGAGCTCAGTATTCGACCAAG CGAAATAGAAGGGAAAGTCACAGCAGTGCTGAACCTTAAAGAAGACAGTGCCCTCAAGAAACTTGGACTCTACACTGTTGGACAGACAGTCACCTGTTTTGTGAAAAAG TATAACATCCTCAAAAATTGGCTGGAGGTAGAAGTGACCCCTGACATTCGAGGAAGAGTTCCTCATCTGCTGCTGTCTCTGAACACCAAG GTCTTAAAACACCCAGAAAAGAGCTTCAAAAATGGCCAGGCAATATCAGCTACAGTGACTGGAACAGATGTCACCGAAACAAACCTCTGCTTGTCACTCACAG GAATTCAGTCACTGGAGCAGGGCACCATCACTGTGGGCGTGGTAACAAAGGTGACTCCACACGTTGGTTTGACCATTGCGCTGCCAGGTGGGAAGACTGGCAAAGTCAGCATCTTTCACCTGAATGATATGTACGCGGAGAATCCTCTGGGTGACTTCAAAGTTGGCAAGATTGTCAG GTGTTACATCCTCTCCAATGAGCATGGCAAAATCCAGTTATCTCTCCGGCAATCCCG gcTAAACccaaaaagcaacagcaaagtgGAGGATGTTGAAATAACATGTGTTAAGGATGTTAAAAAAGGCCAGCTAGTGAGAGGCTATGTCAAATCAATCACTCAATCAGGTGTATTCTTTGG cTTGTCCACTTCTGTTCTGGGCCGAATCCTGTTCCAGAATGTTTCCCCTTACTTTGTACAGAAACACTCCTTATATGAAAAGTACCTGCCTGAAGGAAAGCTGCTCACTGCCAAGGTGCTTGG tgtaaatggaaaagaaaaacatattgagCTCTCCCTCCTGCCCGAGGACACTGGGATGCCAAGTGTCTTGCCTGAATCCCTAGGCCTACCACGATAtggtgcagaggaagagaaaagagaagcagatgacagggaaaagagagaagagcttAAGCTGAAGACAAAACGGAGAAGGAACTATGAAAGTGAGCAG GAGGTGAAACCAAAAAAGAGGAAGATCTGCCCAGCAGATGAAAATGACAGTGGAATTGAGGTGTATTACCgggaggaggaagatgatgaccaggaggaagaggcagctgAAAAGAAGTCTAAG GTGAGGAAACTTGGAGAAGCTCCCAGGCTGCAGGTTTCTGTGGGCTTCACCTGGGACGAGGACATGAATGCAATGGATATACCTGTGCTGAGTCAGAAGGAAGAGAGCTcagagagtgaggaggaggaggatccaCAGGCGAAG ctgaagaaacaaacaaagaaggagaaggagctagagaagcagaagaaggagaaggagctCTGCAAATTAGAGGCAGCTCTGATGGACCCCAGTCGACAGCCCCAGTCAGCAGATGACTTTGACCGCCTGGTGCTGAGCAGTCCCAACAGCTCCATCCTCTGGCTACAGTACATGGCCTTCCACCTCCAGGCTACTGAGATTGAGAAGGCCAGAGCTGTGGCAGAGAGAGCGCTTAAAACAATCTGCTTCAG GGAAGAACAGGAGAAGCTGAATGTCTGGGTAGCTCTGCTGAACTTGGAGAACATGTATGGTACTGCGGAGACACTGATGAAGGTCTTTGAGAGAGCTGTTCAATACAATGAACCTCTGAAAGTCTTCCAGCATCTGTGTGACATCTATGCCAATTCTGAGAAGTACAAG CAAGCTGAAGAATTGTACCACACAATGCTGAAGCGTTTCCGTCAGGAGAAATCTGTGTGGCTGAAATATGCCTCTTTCCTCCTGAAGCAAGGCCAGACTGAGGCTACACACAGGCTTTTGGAGCGTGCTCTCAAGGCTTTGCCCACCAAAGAAC ATGTGGATGCCATTTCAAGGTTTGCACAGCTGGAGTTCCGTTTTGGGGACTCGGAACATGCCAAGGCCCTCTTTGAGAGCACCCTCAGCAGCTATCCCAAGCGGACAGACATCTGGTCCATCTACATGGACATCATGATCAAACATGGCAGCCAGAAGGAAGTACG AGACATCTTTGAGAGGGTCATACACCTGAGCCTGGCACCAAAGAAGatgaaattcttttttaaacGCTACCTGGATTATGAGAAGAAATTTGGCACAACAGACAGTGTCCTGGCTGTTAAAAGAGCAGCACTTGAGTATGTGGAGACCAAGAGTTCCCTTGCTGACACCTAA